Genomic segment of Streptosporangium sp. NBC_01755:
GCACCCCGTGCTGCTCCAGCCACCCGCCGAACCGCTGCCCGAACTCAGCTACCAGCCCGGCGATCCGCTCGCGCAGTTCGTCATCGCGGGCGCTCGCCAGACACGCCTCGATGAACAGCAGCGAGGTGGCATCGGCGCCGGTGTACTCCTCGGCCGACGTGAGCATCGTCTCGATCGCGTCGGCAGGCGACCGGGTGTTTTCCAGCAGATCGTTCAGCCCGGCCAGCAACTCCCGCATCCGGCTGGTCGCGGCCTCGTTCAGCAGGCTCGACAGCGAAGGGAAATGATAGTGCACCACGCTCGGCGTCACCCCGGCGCGCTCGGCGAGGATCCGGGTGCTCACCGCCGCCCAGCCGCGTTCGGGGATGAGCTCCGCCGCCGCGTTCATCAGCCGTTCCCGAACCGCGCGCCCGCGCTCGGCCGCTGGGGAGACCATCATTCACTCCAAACTAGGGCGATCGCCCTGTACGACTGCCCTGATCGTAGACCACGCCCCGACCACGCTCAAGTCGAATCGCGTTCAGACAGGTCACGCGTGGGTGAAGGTGCGCTCAGACGGGTGGAGTCCGTGTTCAGGTGTGGCCGGGGCGGCGGGTTCAGCCGGGGATGACCTACTGGCCGATGTCGCCGCTCTCGGCGGCGGCAAGGAACTGCTCGTGCTGCTGGAGGACGAACTGCACGCCCGGGACATCAACCTGGAGATCCTCACCGGGACCGGAATCCGTCGGATCGCCACGCGTCACTCAAGACGTTTACCAGTCCGAGGGTGATCAGATGGCCGGTTCAACCGAACAGTGATCTGAACCTGGAACAGGCCCTAAGACGTACAGGTCAACCCTCCACCTGGACCTGGACGAGCTGATCATCAGTTTGAACAGGTCAATGGCGGGGTGGGCGAACTACTTCCGGCACGGAGTGTCCAAGGACGTGTTCAGCTCGATCGACCACCACGCGTGGGGCCGGTTGATGCGCTGGATACGGGCCAAGTACGCGGGCAGGACCGGGCTGAGCATGAGGGAACTCCGTCGTCGCTTCTGCGACAAGGGGTGGAGGTTCGCCCACAACGGAGTCGTGTTCACCGGCGCATCCAGCGTCCCAGTGACCCGCTACCGCTACCGCGGCAGCGCCATCGCGACCCCATGGACCCCGAAGCCGGCAGCCGCCGACGCTGGCGGCTGACCAGCGGGCAAGACACGTGGAGCGCCCGATGCGCGGAGACGCGCACGTCGGGTGCGGCGGGCGGGTCGCAGAAACCCACTGGGGGCAACCCCGGCAGGGCGCTGCGGCCCGACCCAACTGTAAGGGGTGATCTAGAGGGAAGCAAGTGACGGGGCTTGAGCAGCAATGGAACGGCCAGTCACGTTAAGGAGCTCGGTGGGCGGCTTTTAACGTGACTGGCCGTTCCGATGCGGCAGGTGGCTGTGGTCGGTCGGTGGGGTTGTCCTCGGCCGCTGCCTTGAGGGTCTTGTGGACGGTGCCGATGGAGACCTTGACCCCGGCGGCGATGGTCCGGATGGACTCCCCGCGCCGCTGGCGGTCGAGGATCGCGGCGCGTTTGTCGTCGTCGACGACCGGACGGCGCCCGCCGACCTTGCCCTGGCGGCGGGTGACTCAAGGCCGTCCTTGGTCTTCTTGACGATGTCGCGGCACCGGTCCTCGGCCAGCGCGAGGGCCAGGTTCACCGGGTCCTGGAGATCGGTGCGGGCACCGGCTGCAACGCGGCGCTCCTGGACGTCCTCGTCGGCACAGACGGTGCCGTGACCACGATCGACCTCCTGCCCGCCGCGGTCCGGGAGGCCCGCGAGACTCTCCGCCACCGGCCACGGCCTCGTGAAGGTGTTCCTCGAAGACGGCGAGTTCGGCCATCCAGACACCGGCCCCTACGACCGGCCCTGGGGCCCGACCCCGTCGCCGGCCCCTTCCTCGGACCGCCCGCCTGGCACCGCGTCTCCGAACTCTGGCTCGACCCCGAACCGGACGCCGACCTGGCCTTCGAGGCCGACGTCCGCCTCACCGACTATCTCCGGAAACGCAAACCCCTCAGGCGGTGAGCCGCGCCCACCGCACGAGAACGGGCCTCAGGGCGGGCTCTGCGCGGCGGCACCGGCAGGCCGCGTCGTCTTCTTGCCCGGATGCCCCGCCTTCCAGACCGCGTTGTGCTCCGCATCGCGCATCTGAAGGATGTCATCGACGCTCGGCGGCTCGTCGTTCGCCTTTCTGGCCAGCCTTTCCTTCTTCATCTCGGCCTTGGTCTTCTCCTTCTCCTTCTTCTTCGTCTTTCCGGTCGGGTCGGTCGGCGGAGCCGCAGGCGCCTTCTGCGGCACCGAGTTCTTCAGCCTCCTCACGATGTGGTCGAGCCCGGCGATCGTGGTGTCGACCGCTTCGAGGAAGTCCTTCTGCCATTTCGGGGCCGCAGGGCCGGCCAGGTCGGGGGCGACGTTCCTGAGGGAGGTGGCCGCGGCCTGGAGCACGGCGATGGCCGTGCCGGGATTGTCGAGCTCGTCCTGCTTGAGCGCCATGGCGGCCTCCAGCGATTCCTCATCGAAGTTCACGCCCTTGGACGCGGTGGCCCGCTCTCCCTGGCCGTCGCGGTTGCCCGCGTCCACCGTGGCGTAGGGCAGAAGGTTGCGGAAGCTCAGGTATGCCTCGATCGTGTCCTCGGGGGCCTCGGCCTCCAGCGCCGCCCGGGCGGCCTCGAAGATGTCCGTGAGCTGGTCGGCGCTGAGCTGGTCGTTGGGCAGCAGGGGGGCGAGGTCGGTCATCAGCTCGCCCTTGAGATCCTTGATGACCTGCTTGCGCAGGTGGTCGCCGATCCCGGCCTCCCCCTTCTCCTTGAACCACTGCTCGACGGCGGCACACTCGGTCACCCACGACGTGGTGTGCGACCCCATGCCGGCGATGCCGACGGGAGCGTCGGGCCTGCCCCCGAATTCGAGCTTGCCGTTGCGGATCGCGACGAGGAGGCCGCCGCCGCCGGCCTCGGCGATCCAGCGCGCGTCCACGGCGTATTCGGGCTCGCCGAGTTCGGTGTGGAACTCCTTGACCTTGTCGAGGAAGGCGTCCAGCATCGCCGGCTCCACGGCGAGCCCCGCCTTATCCAGATGCTCCTTGAGCACGTTGACGGCCGAATCCGCCGCGCTGCCACCGAGGAAGCCGGCCTTGGACGCCGCGCCGGGATAGCTGCGGACCACGATCGACTGGAAGTCGTGCAGCAGGTGCGCGAGCATCCGGGCGGGGTCCTCCCGCGTGCGGTCGGGATCCTCCCGCAGGCGGCGGGACTCCTCCGCCATGTCGTCGCCCGTGCTTTTGATGCCGTCCTTGAACGCGCGCAGCTCGTCGGAGAGACCGGGCGTCACTTCGCCCATGATGCCGCGCAGTTTCTTCGTGAGCCCGGTGACCTGGACCCGCATCTGCCACAGCTCGGGGGCACCGCTGCGATCCGGCACCTGTGCCACGGCGCGACCCTCGATCTTGTCCAGCACTCTCGCCAGATCTTGGAGGGAACCGATCGCCACCACCTCCGGCCCGTTCGGCACCCCTGTCGCCCCCTGCCCTGTCCGGGCGGGCAGCGTGATCTTCACCCCTCCGTCGGGGAACGTGAAGTCCTTTTTCTTCGTTCGCCTCGAAGTCTTTCCGTCCGGCCCCTTCACTCCGTCCTCGACGAGGAGGACGTCGACCAGATCCCCCAGACCATCGCCCATGGTCTTCAGGGCGTCCAGCTTCTCCGCCGTCTTCTTCGCCCGCTCCGGTGCGACGACGTGCTCCAGGTCGGCCGCACGCACCGCCGCCTCCAGCGAGAACAGCTTCCAGATCTCAGCGCGGAGCACGAAATCGGGACTCTGCGTTCCCAGCGTGACCAGGGAATCCCGCCAGTTGCGGTGCCTTCCGTGGCCGGGATTCTGGGCCTCGACCTCGTCCAGGTTCTCCTCGCTGGCGAATTCCGCGTCCAGCACCGCGGCGCGGGCCTCCCCTTCGCCCGATCCGATCGATCCCCGGTCGCTGCCGGCGCGGACGGTGGCGAACGGCAGGAAGTTCACGTAGGCGAGGTGGTGCCCGACCGCGTCGGCGAGGAGCTTCGCCGCCGCGGCCTGCGCAGCGGACTGGGCCGCGGGGTCGTTCGGCGGCGCTTGCCCGAGGTGCTGCTTCGCTTCTCCGACCAGCCGCTTGACCGTGGCGGCGTAGTGCCCCAGGGCCTTCTCGCGCTTGTCCTGGTCCTCCGGGGCGAGGGTGTCGAACAGCTTGCTGCCTTCTGAGGTGTCGCTGTTCATCCACTCCTGCACGGCGTCCTGCATGGCCGAGAGTTTCTGCAACGCGTCGGGGAGGGATCTGCCGTACAGGGAGGCGTGCACGGAGTCCACCACACTCGCCCACGAACTGGTGTGATCGCCCATGGGGCCGCCGAAGGGCGACGGCGTCCGGGCGCGGCCGAAACGGATGCCCTTGATCACTCCGTCGCCGAGCTTGACGCGCGGAACGAGTTTCACCCTCCGCATGGGCGACAGCCCCGGGTCCTCCTGGATCACGATCCTGCGCTTCACGGGAGCCCCCGCCCCGGCCCCCGCGCCCCCGCCACCACCTCTCCCGCCGCCGCCACCCGCGCCCCCGGCACCCGCCCCCGCAGCGCCGCCAGTGCCCGCAGCGCCGCCAGTGCCCGCAGCACTGGCGGCATTTGCCGTGCCCCCAGCACCCGCAGCGACCGCCGCACCCGCAGTACCTGCGGCGCCCACAGCGCCTGCGGCAACCCCGGTACCTGCGGCACCTGTGCCCGCCGCATCCGAACCGTCCGCGGCGCCTGTGACCGCGCGACCCGCGAGCGTGCCGTTCGCCGGGGGCCGGGAACCGGCGGCGGGGAACGTCGGTTTCGAGGCGAGCTGCGGGATCTTCCGTTGCGTGGGGCCGCTCGTCGTCCCGCCGGCCTGTGCCGGGGTGTTCTGCCGCGACGCCGGAGATCCGGACTGGCTTGCGCCGCCGAAGGAACCAAAGGAGGACGTGGAGCTGAGTCGCGGCTTCTTGGCGCTGCTTCCGGTGCTGCCGCCCGTGTCGGACTCGTCGCCGGAGTCCGTGCCGGACGAGGAGCTGTCGACGTCCATGGGCGAGCCCGCCCGTGCGGAGGTCCTGTCGCCGTCGGAGGACTTCTTCCTCTTCTTCTTGCGCTGCGCGGAGGTCTTGTCGTTGGCCATGGTCGCCTTCCTAGGGGAGCGCGCGGTAGAGGAGGATGAGGGAGAAGCCGGCGAGTCCGGCGGGGTCGCCGGAGGCGGTCAGCCGCCAGGGGCGGTTGTCCGCGTTGAGTCCCGGCGTCTGCACCAGACGGCCGGCGGCGAGGGCGAGCGCCGGGTCGCCGTGCAGCAGGAACCTCGCCTCGGTGTCCGGTGCCGCGTACTGGGCGACGATCCCGGTGACCTGCCGCCCCGAGATGCCGGGGAAGAGGTTCTGGGTGATCGGCAGGAGCAGTTCGCCGCCGTCCCCAAGGAAGGCCTCCCACTCCTTGGGGAAGCGGCTCTCCACGTCGAGGAGGATCGCCGCCGGGTAGGGCTTGAGCATGCCGCGCACGGCCGTGGCGAAGGTCTCGCCGCCGTCGCGCGCGGTGTACCGGACGGTGACGGCCACGTCGACGAGCCCGGCGGGGACGCGCCGTGCTTCCAGCCGCCACCGCGAGACCGCGCCGGTCCCCTCGAACGGCAGCAGCCGCTGGTCGTCGTAGCGCAGGTCGAACACGCCGCTGTCCTCGCCGTCCTGGACCTCCGACAGGGCGATGCGCTGCCCGGGCAGCCAGTCGCCGCGCACGCTCTCCGGCGGCGGCCCCTTCGGGTCGAGGAGGAAGCGGACGGCCTTGGGGTCGGCCGCGAGCACCGTCTTGTTGTCGATCTGGGTGAGGGTCGCGTTGACGGGAACGGGGCCTTCGGCGGTCAGGAAGGCGACGCTGACGGACTTGATCCGCCGCTGGTAGTGGCCGGGGAAGTCGCGGTCGAAAAGGGTCTCGGTGAGCGCGAACTCGCAGCGTCCGGTGTCGCGCAGCGCGAGCAGGGCGGGCGCGTCGAGGCCGAGCAGCGACACCCGCTTGGTGATCTCCATCCCGCGCGCGTCGGTCTCGTAGTAGGCCTGGCCGAGCCGGTCGAGGTCGAGGGCGAGCTGGTCGGCGGCGAGCAGGCCCTTGCGGCGCGAGTCCCAGTACGCAGCCCGGATCAGGCCGGGGGACGCACCGCGCTCGCTCTCGTAGGAGCGTTCGGCGGCGCGGGCCATGTCGTGGGCGAGCTTGTAGGTCTGGAAGTACAGGCCCGAGATCTGCCCGACCATCCAGCCGTACAGCTGGGGGCCGGCGAACTTGGCGGTGAGGAAGTCGGTGACGGCGGCGTGCTGGGCCGCTTCCCGGTCGTGGATCTCCAGCTCGCGGCGGGCGATGGCGAGCTGGAGGTCGGCGGTGGTGATCTGGTGGCCGACCTGGACGACGTCGGAGCGGCTGGTGTCGAGCTGGAACCGCCAGTCCTCCACCTGGCTGTCGAACTCGGCCCGGAGGCCGAGGACCTCGCCGATCATGCTGAAGCCCTCGCCGAAGCTCGCGGACACCTCGCCCGCGGCTTCGAGGGCCTTGCTGAGCTGGAGGCCGCCGGTCTCGGCGCCGACGATGAACGGGCCGAGCTTGGCCTGCGGGACGGCCGCGGCGATGCCGGAGCCGATCTTCAGGCCGGCCGAGACGAACTGGCCTATGGCGCCGAGGGACATCATCGCGATCTGCGCCTGCTGGAGCGGCGACATGCCGTCGTTGATGAGCTTCTGGTAGTGCGCGACCCGCGCTTCGGCGGCGGTCCTGGCGTCGCGGGCCTCGGCGACGCCCTCTTCGGCGATCTTGACCTGGAGTTCCCTGATCTTGCGGGTGAGGCCGATGATCTCGCCCTGCTGGCGCTGCTGGAGCAGGGCCAGTTCCTCGGAGTCGCGCCGGTCGACCGCCTCCAGCAGGTCGGTGCCGAGCTGCCGGAGCCGGTCGGTCAGCTCGCGGGCCCGCTGGAGCACGAAGTCGAACCGGTGCACGGGCACCGGCACGGCCGCCGCCGCCATCGCCGCGTCGAGCCCTCCGCCCTCGGCCGCGCCGCGCACGAGCGCCATGACGTCGAGGGGCGGGTCGAACAGCGGGAGCGGCCGGGCGACGCCGAGGATGTCGAGCGACGCCCGGATCTTGGTGAGCCGGTCCTCGACGCGGGTCCAGTACTCCTGGAACAGCTCATTGCCCGGCACGCAGAAGTAGGGGTTGGCGATGCCGGCGTGGACGGCGCCGGAGTCCTTGAGCAGGGTGCCGTCGGCGGTGAGGTGGCCGGTCTCGCCGGGTCCGTCGCCTTCGGTGAGGGCGTAGGGGGCGGCGGGCGGCAGCGCGGCGGGGCCGAGCGTGACGGGGCGGGGCCCGAGCAGGTCGTAGGCGTAGACGTACAGCATCCGCGCCTCGTCGACCGTCTCGGCGGTGTACTGCCGGAACAGCATGTCGCCCCAGTCGAGGAGGTTGTCGATGTAGGCCATGACGACGG
This window contains:
- a CDS encoding TetR/AcrR family transcriptional regulator, which encodes MMVSPAAERGRAVRERLMNAAAELIPERGWAAVSTRILAERAGVTPSVVHYHFPSLSSLLNEAATSRMRELLAGLNDLLENTRSPADAIETMLTSAEEYTGADATSLLFIEACLASARDDELRERIAGLVAEFGQRFGGWLEQHGVPAPFETAAVLAASLDGVLLHRGLGLKANAPSAVLRRLVSTSSGEE